A DNA window from Brassica napus cultivar Da-Ae chromosome A4, Da-Ae, whole genome shotgun sequence contains the following coding sequences:
- the LOC106446127 gene encoding protein CREG1-like has product MELQVRLRQLIIFFFLLLTVLEHASCSRILRIAKPDRHDIAASARWLVSQNIWGVLSTLSIEHDGAPFGNVVSYSDGLPGKGKGIPYFYLTMLDPTTRNALKDSRASFAISESPIGTCKRDPMDPTCSKLTLTGKLLQLDEGSEEEKVAKKALFTKHPEMMDWPKGHEFSVFKLEIMNIFLINWYGGAKSITVDEYLRYKETKVVWS; this is encoded by the exons atggaACTTCAAGTTCGACTTCGTCaactcatcatcttcttctttctcttattGACCGTTCTTGAACATGCTTCTTGTTCTCGGATTTTGAGAATCGCCAAGCCTGATAGGCACGATATAGCCGCAAGCGCTCGTTGGCTCGTCTCTCAGAACATTTGGGGTGTTCTCAG CACATTGTCCATTGAGCATGATGGAGCACCTTTCGG GAATGTTGTGTCATATAGTGATGGTCTGCCGGGGAAAGGCAAGGGTATACCATACTTTTACTTGACAATGCTTGATCCAACCACAAGAAACGCATTAAAAGACTCGAGGGCTTCATTCGCAATCAGTGAATCTCCCATTGGAACTTGCAAAAGAGATCCTATGGACCCTACTTGTTCTAAACTAACCCTCACCGGAAAG TTGTTGCAACTGGATGAAGGATCTGAGGAAGAGAAAGTAGCCAAAAAAGCTCTCTTCACTAAGCATCCAGAGATGATGG ATTGGCCCAAGGGACATGAGTTCAGTGTCTTCAAACTGGAGATAATGAATATATTTCTGATAAACTGGTACGGTGGAGCTAAATCCATCACTGTAGATGAATACCTTCGTTACAAGGA GACCAAAGTCGTCTGGAGCTGA
- the LOC106448308 gene encoding agamous-like MADS-box protein AGL75, which produces MRSPRPSSCSKCSSSPSSTHSLAATSLKSRLLTIFKKAQELTTLCDIEACVIHYGPDGELKTWPEDRDKVKDLALRYIQLDEAKRRKKSVNLYEFLNKNKDKKTMINKKAKRNVEELKYPISDHYSPHQINQLIHSLELSYSTLQERRRFLAAKANLEDRQHSLNPSHFTQESVLKNQELCVNDKNSNNFQHLCVSDYSAVQESALRYHSMLYDQNMMCMGNINNVQHPWLSNAHPPELQEPNQLMQRELNYGFDQNMCMSDTTNSFSVVDPCLPNMLPDDFCFDFQDPYGGNMVGNPSFSQDFFPDMSSSYVYGSRLLQESTLPSLSSSNITNENSEIPSNLPDDHRK; this is translated from the coding sequence ATGCGATCACCTCGTCCCTCCTCTTGTTCCAAGtgctcttcttctccttcttctactCATTCACTCGCTGCAACGAGTTTGAAAAGCAGACTGTTGACGATATTCAAGAAAGCTCAGGAGCTTACAACTCTCTGTGATATCGAAGCCTGCGTCATTCATTACGGACCTGACGGCGAACTGAAGACATGGCCAGAGGACAGAGACAAAGTGAAAGACTTGGCTCTCCGCTACATCCAGTTAGACGAAGCCAAGAGACGCAAGAAAAGCGTCAATCTTTACGAGTTCCTCAACAAGAATAAGGATAAGAAGAcgatgatcaacaagaaggcGAAGAGGAATGTTGAAGAACTAAAGTATCCAATCTCTGATCATTACTCTCCCCACCAAATCAACCAACTGATTCACTCCTTGGAACTAAGTTACTCTACTTTGCAAGAAAGACGCCGTTTTCTTGCGGCAAAAGCAAACTTGGAGGATCGTCAACATTCTTTAAACCCTAGCCACTTCACCCAAGAGTCTGTGTTGAAAAATCAGGAGCTTTGTGTTAATGATAAGAACAGCAACAACTTTCAACATCTTTGCGTTTCTGATTACTCAGCGGTACAAGAATCTGCGTTACGTTATCACTCTATGCTTTATGATCAGAACATGATGTGTATGGGTAACATCAACAACGTTCAACATCCTTGGCTCTCAAACGCACACCCACCAGAGCTACAAGAACCTAATCAGTTGATGCAGCGTGAGCTTAATTATGGCTTTGATCAGAATATGTGTATGAGTGATACTACCAACAGCTTCAGCGTTGTAGATCCTTGTCTCCCAAACATGCTTCCAGATGATTTCTGCTTTGATTTTCAAGACCCTTATGGTGGTAACATGGTCGGTAACCCTAGTTTCTCTCAAGATTTTTTTCCGGACATGTCTTCAAGCTATGTTTATGGGAGCCGACTACTTCAGGAGTCTACTCTACCATCTCTCTCTAGCTCCAACATTACTAACGAAAACTCTGAGATTCCAAGCAATTTACCTGATGATCACAGAAAGTGA
- the LOC106448306 gene encoding agamous-like MADS-box protein AGL75 isoform X2 has product MRSPRPSSCSKCSSASSSSSSYSRAATSLNSRLLTIFKKAQELTTLCDIEACVIHYGPDGELKTWPEDRDKVRSLALRYIQLDQAKIRKKSVNLHEFLNKMEDKKTMLHKFKKRAKKNVEVLKYPISVHYSPDQINQLIQSLELSYSKLQERHRFLAAKKQNESLNPNQFKQLPQESVLKNHEVCVNDQNNNFQHLCVSAVQESGGSDYQLMMPYSGGYDQSMCTVNNFQDPCVSNIQDYSVFPPELQESDPYGANMVGNPSFSQDFYPDMSSSSVDENRLLQASTLPSL; this is encoded by the exons ATGCGATCACCTCGTCCTTCCTCTTGTTCCAAGTgctcttctgcttcttcttcttcttctagttATTCACGCGCTGCAACGAGTTTGAACAGCAGACTCTTGACGATATTCAAGAAAGCTCAAGAGCTTACTACTCTCTGTGATATCGAAGCCTGCGTCATTCATTACGGACCTGACGGCGAACTGAAGACATGGCCTGAGGACAGAGACAAAGTGAGATCCCTCGCTCTCCGCTACATCCAATTAGACCAAGCCAAGATACGCAAGAAAAGCGTCAATCTTCACGAGTTCCTCAACAAGATGGAGGATAAGAAGACGATGCTTCATAAGTTCAAGAAGAGGGCGAAGAAGAATGTTGAAGTATTAAAGTATCCAATCTCTGTTCACTACTCTCCCGACCAAATCAACCAACTGATTCAGTCCTTGGAACTAAGTTACTCTAAGTTGCAAGAAAGACATCGTTTTCTTGCGGCAAAGAAACAGAACGAATCTTTGAACCCTAACCAGTTCAAACAGTTACCACAAGAGTCTGTCTTGAAAAATCATGAGGTTTGTGTTAATGATCAGAACAACAACTTTCAACATCTTTGCGTTTCAGCGGTTCAAGAATCTGGGGGGTCAGATTATCAGTTGATGATGCCTTATAGTGGTGGCTATGATCAGAGCATGTGTACGGTTAACAACTTTCAAGATCCTTGCGTCTCAAACATACAAGATTACTCAGTGTTCCCACCAGAGTTACAAGAATCT GACCCTTATGGTGCTAATATGGTCGGTAACCCTAGCTTCTCTCAAGATTTTTATCCTGATATGTCTTCAAGCTCTGTTGATGAGAACAGACTACTTCAGGCATCTACTCTACCATCTCTCTAG
- the LOC106448307 gene encoding heat shock factor protein HSF8-like → MIRKLSTSSFYIQLYQIVDDCSSDQIISWNKSNNNSFIVWDLKKLRSDILSKYSSVLGRNLTEFIAKLRSHGFRSVVKGPGELEFSHDDFARSPLVKKMMVKALSERIEKFDAQIKAMKCRLKAKKATLNVENLFQNLRI, encoded by the coding sequence ATGATTCGCAAACTCTCAACGTCTTCGTTCTACATCCAGTTATATCAGATTGTGGACGATTGTTCGTCGGATCAGATCATCTCTTGGAACAAAAGCAACAACAACAGTTTCATCGTTTGGGACTTGAAAAAGCTGCGCAGCGACATTCTTTCCAAATACTCCTCTGTATTGGGCAGAAACTTGACAGAGTTTATCGCAAAGCTTCGCTCTCATGGCTTTAGAAGTGTCGTCAAGGGCCCTGGGGAGTTGGAGTTCTCGCATGATGATTTCGCGAGAAGCCCTCtggtgaagaagatgatggtCAAAGCCTTGTCGGAGAGGATTGAAAAGTTTGATGCTCAGATCAAAGCCATGAAGTGCAGACTCAAAGCCAAGAAAGCTACCCTCAACGTTGAGAATCTCTTTCAAAACCTACGTATCTGA
- the LOC106448309 gene encoding heat stress transcription factor A-4a-like: MVRKLSTSSFYIQLYQIIDDRSSDQIISWNKSNNNSFIVWDLKKLRSNILPKSSSVLGKNMTEFIAKLRSHGFKTVVKGPGELEFSHDDLERGPLMKKMMVKALSERIERFDAQIKSMKCRLKAKEASLKVENLFQNLRI, translated from the coding sequence ATGGTTCGCAAACTCTCAACGTCTTCGTTCTACATCCAGTTATATCAGATCATCGATGACCGTTCGTCGGATCAGATCATCTCATGGAACAAAAGCAACAACAACAGTTTCATCGTTTGGGACTTGAAAAAGCTCCGCAGCAACATTCTTCCCAAATCCTCCTCTGTTTTGGGCAAAAACATGACGGAATTTATCGCAAAGCTTCGCTCTCATGGCTTCAAAACAGTCGTAAAAGGTCCTGGGGAGTTGGAGTTCTCACATGATGATTTAGAAAGAGGACctctgatgaagaagatgatggtcAAAGCCTTGTCGGAGAGGATTGAGAGGTTCGATGCTCAAATCAAATCCATGAAGTGTAGACTCAAAGCTAAGGAAGCTTCCCTCAAAGTTGAGAATCTCTTTCAAAACCTACGTATCTAA
- the LOC106448305 gene encoding heat stress transcription factor A-4a-like, producing the protein MISSFYIQLYKIVDDRSSDPIISWSKSSPNIFVVWDLKKLRRDILTKSSVGVLLGRNLTEFIAKLRSHGFRSVLKGFGELEFEHDDFTRGLVTKKTKMVKALSERFDAQIKAIKCRFKAKKASSSLKVEHLFP; encoded by the coding sequence ATGATATCTTCGTTCTACATCCAGTTATATAAGATTGTGGACGATCGTTCGTCGGATCCCATCATCTCGTGGAGCAAAAGCAGCCCTAATATTTTCGTGGTTTGGGACTTGAAAAAGCTTCGCAGAGACATTCTTACGAAATCATCTGTTGGAGTACTGTTGGGCAGAAACTTAACGGAGTTTATCGCAAAACTTCGCTCACATGGCTTTCGAAGTGTCCTCAAGGGTTTTGGGGAATTGGAGTTTGAACATGATGATTTTACGAGAGGCCTTgtgacgaagaagacgaagatggTCAAGGCTTTGTCCGAGAGGTTTGATGCTCAAATCAAAGCCATCAAGTGTAGGTTCAAAGCCAagaaagcttcttcttctctcaaaGTTGAGCATCTCTTTCCATAA
- the LOC106446128 gene encoding ferredoxin-thioredoxin reductase catalytic chain, chloroplastic gives MNPQAVSCSFGFVSAPLVSPRTSRFVIQAKSEPSEKSVEIMRKFSEQYARRSGTYFCVDKGVTSVVIKGLAEHKDSYGAPLCPCRHYDDKAAEVGQGFWNCPCVPMRERKECHCMLFLTPDNDFAGKDQTITSDEIKETTAHM, from the exons ATGAATCCCCAAGCTGTTTCGTGTAGCTTCGGCTTCGTTTCTGCGCCACTTGTCTCTCCCAGAACTTCGCGATTTGTAATCCAAGCCAAAT CGGAACCATCGGAGAAATCAGTGGAGATTATGAGGAAGTTCTCGGAGCAGTACGCTCGTCGCTCAGGGACTTACTTCTGTGTTGACAAAGGTGTTACCTCTGTCGTCATCAAG GGTTTGGCTGAGCATAAAGATTCGTATGGTGCACCGCTTTGTCCTTGCAG ACATTATGATGATAAAGCTGCTGAGGTTGGACAGGGCTTTTGGAACTGTCCTTGTGTTCCTATGAGAGAGAG GAAGGAGTGCCATTGTATGCTTTTCTTAACTCCTGACAATGATTTCGCTGGGAAAGATCAG ACTATTACGTCAGATgaaatcaaagaaacaacaGCTCACATGTGA
- the LOC106448306 gene encoding agamous-like MADS-box protein AGL75 isoform X1, whose protein sequence is MRSPRPSSCSKCSSASSSSSSYSRAATSLNSRLLTIFKKAQELTTLCDIEACVIHYGPDGELKTWPEDRDKVRSLALRYIQLDQAKIRKKSVNLHEFLNKMEDKKTMLHKFKKRAKKNVEVLKYPISVHYSPDQINQLIQSLELSYSKLQERHRFLAAKKQNESLNPNQFKQLPQESVLKNHEVCVNDQNNNFQHLCVSAVQESGGSDYQLMMPYSGGYDQSMCTVNNFQDPCVSNIQDYSVFPPELQESVSNYAFNQLMQHELFGFDQNMCMGDTTNSFNVVDPCLSDDFCFDFQDPYGANMVGNPSFSQDFYPDMSSSSVDENRLLQASTLPSL, encoded by the coding sequence ATGCGATCACCTCGTCCTTCCTCTTGTTCCAAGTgctcttctgcttcttcttcttcttctagttATTCACGCGCTGCAACGAGTTTGAACAGCAGACTCTTGACGATATTCAAGAAAGCTCAAGAGCTTACTACTCTCTGTGATATCGAAGCCTGCGTCATTCATTACGGACCTGACGGCGAACTGAAGACATGGCCTGAGGACAGAGACAAAGTGAGATCCCTCGCTCTCCGCTACATCCAATTAGACCAAGCCAAGATACGCAAGAAAAGCGTCAATCTTCACGAGTTCCTCAACAAGATGGAGGATAAGAAGACGATGCTTCATAAGTTCAAGAAGAGGGCGAAGAAGAATGTTGAAGTATTAAAGTATCCAATCTCTGTTCACTACTCTCCCGACCAAATCAACCAACTGATTCAGTCCTTGGAACTAAGTTACTCTAAGTTGCAAGAAAGACATCGTTTTCTTGCGGCAAAGAAACAGAACGAATCTTTGAACCCTAACCAGTTCAAACAGTTACCACAAGAGTCTGTCTTGAAAAATCATGAGGTTTGTGTTAATGATCAGAACAACAACTTTCAACATCTTTGCGTTTCAGCGGTTCAAGAATCTGGGGGGTCAGATTATCAGTTGATGATGCCTTATAGTGGTGGCTATGATCAGAGCATGTGTACGGTTAACAACTTTCAAGATCCTTGCGTCTCAAACATACAAGATTACTCAGTGTTCCCACCAGAGTTACAAGAATCTGTGAGTAACTACGCGTTTAATCAGTTGATGCAGCATGAGCTTTTTGGCTTTGATCAGAATATGTGTATGGGTGATACTACCAACAGCTTCAACGTTGTAGATCCTTGTCTCTCAGATGACTTCTGCTTTGATTTTCAGGACCCTTATGGTGCTAATATGGTCGGTAACCCTAGCTTCTCTCAAGATTTTTATCCTGATATGTCTTCAAGCTCTGTTGATGAGAACAGACTACTTCAGGCATCTACTCTACCATCTCTCTAG